One part of the Streptomyces ferrugineus genome encodes these proteins:
- a CDS encoding DivIVA domain-containing protein: MFLFLVVALAVVVAAVTLAVVGGGEGDGPLPEAVPERLEDPLPPDRPVDRADVESLRFPLAARGYRMADVDDALSRLGAELAERDARIADLESALAGARSSAGHVSMDKPAQEDQQ; encoded by the coding sequence ATGTTCCTGTTCCTGGTCGTCGCGCTGGCCGTCGTGGTCGCCGCGGTGACCCTCGCCGTGGTGGGCGGCGGCGAGGGCGACGGCCCGCTGCCGGAGGCCGTGCCCGAGCGCCTCGAGGACCCGCTGCCCCCGGACCGCCCGGTCGACCGCGCCGACGTCGAGAGTCTCCGCTTCCCGCTGGCCGCCCGCGGCTACCGCATGGCCGACGTCGACGACGCCCTCAGCCGCCTCGGCGCCGAGCTGGCCGAGCGCGACGCCCGGATCGCCGACCTGGAGTCCGCGCTGGCCGGGGCCCGGTCGTCGGCCGGCCATGTCTCCATGGACAAGCCCGCCCAGGAGGACCAGCAGTG
- a CDS encoding response regulator transcription factor, protein MSRTIKVLLAEDQSMVREALAALLGLEDDIEVVAQVARGDEVTAAAREHGVDVALLDIEMPGMTGIEAAARVRRELPHVKLVVLTTFGRPGYLRSAMESGADAFLVKDAPAAQLAEAVRKVLAGERVIDPTLAAAALAEGANPLTDREREVLRAAEDGSTNAELAAALHLSQGTVRNYLSTAIQKLAVRNRAEAVRIAREKGWL, encoded by the coding sequence ATGAGCCGCACGATCAAGGTCCTCCTCGCCGAGGACCAGTCGATGGTCCGCGAGGCCCTGGCCGCCCTGCTGGGCCTGGAGGACGACATCGAGGTCGTCGCCCAGGTCGCGCGCGGCGACGAGGTGACGGCGGCGGCCCGTGAGCACGGCGTCGACGTGGCCCTGCTGGACATCGAGATGCCGGGCATGACGGGCATCGAGGCGGCGGCCCGGGTCCGCCGGGAGCTCCCGCACGTCAAGCTGGTCGTCCTCACCACCTTCGGCCGACCCGGCTATCTGCGCAGCGCGATGGAGTCCGGCGCCGACGCCTTCCTGGTCAAGGACGCCCCGGCGGCCCAACTGGCCGAGGCGGTGCGCAAGGTGCTGGCGGGGGAGCGGGTCATCGACCCGACCCTGGCGGCAGCGGCGCTGGCGGAGGGCGCCAACCCGCTGACGGACCGCGAGCGAGAGGTCCTGCGGGCGGCGGAGGACGGCTCGACCAACGCCGAGCTGGCGGCGGCCCTGCACCTGTCCCAGGGCACGGTCCGCAACTACCTGTCGACGGCGATCCAGAAGCTGGCGGTACGGAACCGGGCGGAGGCGGTGCGGATCGCGCGGGAGAAGGGCTGGCTGTGA
- the fdxA gene encoding ferredoxin: MTYVIAQPCVDVKDKACIEECPVDCIYEGSRSLYIHPDECVDCGACEPVCPVEAIFYEDDTPEEWKDYYKANVEFFDELGSPGGASKLGLIERDHPFIAALPPQAG; encoded by the coding sequence GTGACCTACGTCATCGCGCAGCCTTGTGTCGACGTGAAGGACAAGGCGTGCATCGAGGAGTGCCCGGTCGACTGCATCTACGAGGGCTCCCGGTCCTTGTACATCCACCCGGACGAATGCGTCGACTGCGGAGCCTGTGAGCCGGTCTGCCCGGTCGAGGCGATCTTCTACGAGGACGACACTCCGGAGGAGTGGAAGGACTACTACAAGGCGAACGTCGAGTTCTTCGACGAGCTCGGCTCCCCCGGCGGCGCCAGCAAGCTGGGCCTGATCGAGCGCGACCACCCCTTCATCGCCGCGCTGCCGCCGCAGGCCGGGTAA
- a CDS encoding LOG family protein, which translates to MATGNPEGKRPPEEQRLGPVLRRRGQVTASTTDQRLLDAGGPSDWVHTDPWRVLRIQSEFIEGFGTLAELPPAISVFGSSRTPVDSPEYDAGVKLGRGLVEAGWAVITGGGPGAMEAANKGACEAGGTSVGLGIELPFEQGLNPYVDIGLNFRYFFVRKMMFVKYAQGFVVLPGGLGTLDELFEALTLVQTQKVTRFPIVLFGSAYWGGLVDWLNNTLVAQGKASEKDLLLFHVTDDVQEAVALVSKEAGR; encoded by the coding sequence ATGGCTACCGGCAACCCCGAGGGCAAGAGGCCACCGGAGGAGCAGCGGCTGGGACCGGTCCTCAGGCGGCGCGGCCAGGTGACCGCGAGCACCACGGACCAGCGGCTGCTGGACGCGGGCGGGCCCTCCGACTGGGTCCACACGGACCCCTGGCGAGTCCTGCGCATCCAGTCGGAGTTCATCGAGGGCTTCGGCACCCTCGCCGAACTCCCCCCGGCGATCAGCGTGTTCGGCTCCTCGCGCACACCGGTCGACTCTCCCGAGTACGACGCCGGAGTGAAGCTCGGCCGAGGGCTGGTCGAAGCCGGCTGGGCGGTGATCACCGGCGGCGGGCCCGGCGCGATGGAGGCGGCCAACAAGGGCGCGTGCGAGGCGGGCGGCACATCGGTCGGCCTCGGCATCGAGCTGCCCTTCGAGCAGGGCCTCAACCCGTACGTCGACATCGGCCTGAACTTCCGGTACTTCTTCGTCCGCAAGATGATGTTCGTCAAGTACGCCCAGGGTTTCGTGGTCCTCCCCGGCGGCCTCGGCACCCTCGACGAACTCTTCGAGGCCCTCACCCTCGTCCAGACCCAGAAGGTCACCCGCTTCCCGATCGTCCTGTTCGGCAGCGCGTACTGGGGCGGCCTGGTCGACTGGCTCAACAACACCCTCGTGGCCCAGGGCAAGGCCTCGGAAAAGGACCTCCTCCTGTTCCACGTCACGGACGACGTACAGGAGGCGGTCGCCCTGGTCTCGAAGGAGGCGGGCCGCTAG
- a CDS encoding GNAT family N-acetyltransferase → MEISATGRLEVRITAADVGKRVSVRRLSDPGAPGEKFTDTVGVLASWNDGVLLITRKSGETVRIPEASLVAGKVVPAAPARRRGPSASYEELAHVATRAWRPVESERLGEWELRAASGFTRRANSVLPLGDPGLPLEDALDAVRRWYGDRGLPAYVQTATGAEGTQELLCAELERLGWVREVSAGMWIGALAPIADRDEGGGVVLAREADEAWLTRYQRKGVSEVALKVLSSGPSVWFATVPGAAGEPPAAIGRCVVDGRWAGFAAVEVDPALRRQGLATRVMAALARRALDEGASAAWLQVETDNVGAREMYAGMGFTAHHAYHHYRSP, encoded by the coding sequence GTGGAAATCTCTGCCACCGGGCGCCTTGAGGTCCGTATCACCGCTGCTGACGTGGGTAAACGGGTCTCGGTACGGCGCTTGAGCGATCCTGGAGCGCCGGGTGAGAAATTCACCGACACGGTGGGTGTTCTCGCATCATGGAACGACGGTGTGCTGCTGATCACACGGAAGAGCGGCGAGACCGTCCGCATCCCGGAAGCCTCCCTGGTCGCGGGCAAGGTCGTTCCCGCCGCCCCGGCCCGGCGCCGGGGGCCCTCAGCCTCGTACGAGGAACTCGCGCACGTCGCCACGCGCGCGTGGCGGCCGGTGGAGAGCGAACGGCTCGGCGAGTGGGAGCTGCGGGCCGCGTCCGGATTCACCCGGCGGGCCAACTCGGTGCTGCCGCTCGGCGACCCCGGGCTGCCGCTGGAAGACGCGCTCGATGCCGTACGGCGCTGGTACGGCGACCGTGGGCTTCCCGCGTACGTCCAGACCGCGACCGGGGCCGAGGGCACGCAGGAGCTGCTGTGCGCGGAGCTGGAGCGGCTGGGGTGGGTGCGGGAGGTGTCGGCCGGGATGTGGATCGGGGCGCTGGCGCCGATCGCGGACCGCGACGAGGGCGGCGGGGTGGTGCTGGCCCGGGAGGCGGACGAGGCTTGGCTTACGCGGTATCAGCGCAAGGGGGTGAGCGAGGTGGCCCTGAAGGTGCTGTCGAGCGGGCCGTCGGTGTGGTTCGCGACGGTTCCCGGTGCGGCGGGTGAGCCGCCCGCCGCGATCGGGCGGTGTGTCGTGGACGGGCGGTGGGCCGGGTTCGCCGCCGTGGAGGTGGATCCGGCGCTGCGGCGGCAGGGGCTGGCCACCCGGGTGATGGCCGCGCTGGCCCGGCGGGCGCTCGACGAGGGGGCGTCGGCGGCGTGGCTGCAGGTCGAGACGGACAATGTGGGCGCGCGGGAGATGTACGCCGGGATGGGGTTCACCGCGCATCACGCGTACCACCACTATCGATCTCCGTGA
- a CDS encoding bifunctional succinyldiaminopimelate transaminase/glutamate-prephenate aminotransferase produces MSAVSERLPTFPWDKLEPYKKTAAAHPDGIVDLSVGTPVDPVPELIQKALIEAADSPGYPTVWGTPALRDAITGWLERRLGAREVTYRHVLPVVGSKELVAWLPTQLGLGPGDRVAYPRLAYPTYEVGARLARADYEAYDTETFAATAAGTELDPRGLKLLWLNSPSNPTGKVLSKEELTRIVAWARSHGVLLFSDECYLELGWEADPVSVLHPDVNGGSYDGIVAVHSLSKRSNLAGYRAAFLAGDPAVLAPLLEIRKHGGMMTSAPTQAAVVAALGDDEHVRVQRDRYAARRKALREALEAHGFRIEHSEASLYLWATRDESCWTTVAHLADLGILAAPGDFYGEAGARHVRVAFTATDERVAAAVRRLA; encoded by the coding sequence GTGTCCGCAGTCTCCGAGCGCCTTCCGACCTTTCCCTGGGACAAGCTGGAGCCGTACAAGAAGACGGCCGCCGCGCACCCGGACGGCATCGTCGACCTCTCCGTCGGCACACCGGTCGACCCGGTCCCCGAGCTGATCCAGAAGGCCCTGATCGAGGCGGCGGACTCCCCGGGCTATCCGACGGTCTGGGGCACCCCGGCGCTGCGTGACGCGATCACCGGCTGGCTGGAGCGCCGCCTGGGCGCCCGCGAGGTGACCTACCGCCATGTGCTCCCCGTCGTCGGCTCCAAGGAACTGGTCGCCTGGCTCCCCACCCAGCTGGGCCTCGGCCCCGGCGACAGGGTGGCCTACCCGCGCCTGGCGTACCCCACGTACGAGGTGGGCGCCCGCCTGGCCCGCGCGGACTACGAGGCCTATGACACGGAGACATTTGCGGCTACCGCCGCGGGGACGGAGCTGGACCCGCGGGGCCTGAAGCTCCTGTGGCTGAACTCCCCGTCGAACCCGACGGGCAAGGTGCTGTCGAAGGAGGAGCTGACCAGGATCGTCGCGTGGGCCCGGTCGCACGGCGTCCTGCTCTTCTCCGACGAGTGCTACCTGGAGCTGGGCTGGGAGGCCGACCCGGTCTCGGTGCTGCACCCGGATGTGAACGGCGGCTCCTACGACGGCATCGTCGCGGTGCACTCCCTGTCCAAGCGCTCGAACCTGGCGGGCTACCGCGCGGCGTTCCTGGCCGGCGACCCGGCCGTCCTCGCCCCCCTTCTGGAGATCCGCAAGCACGGCGGCATGATGACCTCGGCGCCGACCCAGGCGGCGGTCGTCGCGGCCCTGGGCGACGACGAACACGTCCGCGTCCAGCGCGACCGCTACGCGGCCCGCCGCAAGGCCCTGCGCGAGGCCCTGGAGGCCCACGGCTTCCGCATCGAACACAGCGAGGCCAGCCTCTACCTCTGGGCCACCCGGGACGAGTCCTGCTGGACCACCGTCGCCCACCTGGCCGACCTGGGCATCCTGGCGGCCCCCGGCGACTTCTACGGCGAGGCGGGCGCCCGCCACGTACGCGTGGCGTTCACGGCGACGGACGAGCGCGTGGCGGCGGCGGTACGCAGGCTGGCGTAA
- a CDS encoding ABC transporter permease — MNSLIKLEITRALRNRKFLFFSVLYPSLLFLLIAGGADGTAKVDGTGLTLPAYMMVSMASFGALTAVLMGNSERIAKEREGGWVRQLRLTALPGRGYVLAKTAGSAVVSLPSIAVVFVVAAIVKDVRLAAWQWLALTGAIWAGSLVFAALGVAIGYLANGDAVRPITMITYFGLSILGGLWMPTTSFPTWLQDIARWVPTHAYAALGQAIEQSQAPHAQDVAVLVVFFALFTGGAAWLYRKDTLKA; from the coding sequence GTGAACAGCCTGATCAAGCTCGAGATCACCCGCGCCCTGCGCAACCGCAAGTTCCTCTTCTTCTCGGTGCTCTACCCCTCGCTGCTGTTCCTGCTCATCGCGGGCGGCGCCGACGGCACCGCGAAGGTCGACGGGACGGGGCTGACCCTCCCGGCCTACATGATGGTCTCGATGGCCTCCTTCGGCGCCCTGACCGCCGTCCTGATGGGCAACAGCGAGCGCATCGCCAAGGAGCGCGAGGGCGGCTGGGTACGGCAGCTGCGGCTGACGGCGCTGCCCGGGCGCGGGTACGTGCTCGCGAAGACGGCCGGCTCGGCCGTGGTGAGCCTGCCGTCGATCGCCGTCGTGTTCGTCGTCGCGGCGATCGTGAAGGACGTACGCCTGGCCGCCTGGCAGTGGCTCGCGCTGACCGGCGCGATCTGGGCCGGGAGTCTGGTCTTCGCCGCGCTCGGTGTCGCGATCGGCTATCTCGCGAACGGGGACGCGGTCCGGCCGATCACGATGATCACCTACTTCGGGCTGTCCATCCTGGGCGGCCTGTGGATGCCGACGACGAGCTTCCCGACGTGGCTCCAGGACATCGCCAGGTGGGTGCCCACGCACGCGTACGCTGCCCTGGGACAGGCGATCGAGCAGAGCCAGGCCCCCCATGCCCAGGACGTCGCCGTACTCGTCGTCTTCTTCGCCCTGTTCACCGGCGGCGCGGCCTGGCTGTACCGGAAGGACACGCTGAAGGCGTGA
- a CDS encoding ATP-binding protein — protein MSLPLTRRIARAALLVAAGAAAGVGAAGSASAAPELPDASKVGGLTALDGTTVVDGAAANATGIAGGAVDTAVDKALPTATKAGDKVTKTGGKAAKKAVPTAAKASGKVTKTGGKVAKERAAAAQETAGGVAGSVGSVLGDAAGSATQGGLPSTGLPVQGLPVS, from the coding sequence ATGTCCCTCCCCCTGACCCGCCGGATCGCCCGTGCCGCGCTGCTCGTCGCTGCCGGAGCGGCTGCCGGGGTCGGTGCGGCCGGCTCCGCCAGCGCGGCCCCCGAACTGCCCGACGCCTCCAAGGTCGGCGGGCTGACCGCCCTGGACGGCACGACTGTCGTCGACGGCGCGGCCGCGAACGCCACCGGGATCGCCGGTGGTGCCGTCGACACGGCGGTCGACAAGGCGCTGCCGACCGCGACGAAGGCCGGCGACAAGGTGACCAAGACCGGCGGCAAGGCCGCGAAGAAGGCGGTGCCGACCGCCGCCAAGGCCAGCGGCAAGGTGACCAAGACCGGCGGCAAGGTCGCCAAGGAGCGCGCCGCCGCCGCGCAGGAGACCGCGGGTGGCGTGGCCGGCTCGGTCGGCTCCGTCCTCGGCGACGCGGCCGGCTCGGCCACGCAGGGCGGGCTGCCGTCGACCGGACTGCCGGTGCAGGGGCTTCCGGTCAGCTGA
- the folP gene encoding dihydropteroate synthase, giving the protein MLRLGRREFEAHEPVIMAIVNRTPDSFYDQGATFRDEPALARVEQAVAEGAAIIDVGGVKAGPGEEVTAEEEARRTVGFVAEVRRRFPDVVISVDTWRAEVGAAVCEAGADLLNDAWGGVDPGLAEVAARYGVGLVCTHAGGAEPRTRPHRVAYDDVMADILRVTVGLAERALALGVPRESILIDPGHDFGKNTRHSLEATRRLGEMVETGWPVLVSLSNKDFVGETLDKPVKERVVGTLATTAVSAWLGAQVYRVHEVAETRQVLDMVASIAGHRRPAVARRGLA; this is encoded by the coding sequence ATGCTCAGGCTGGGCAGGCGCGAGTTCGAGGCGCACGAGCCGGTGATCATGGCGATCGTGAACCGGACCCCGGACTCCTTCTACGACCAAGGGGCGACGTTCCGTGACGAGCCGGCCCTCGCGCGCGTGGAGCAGGCCGTGGCCGAGGGTGCGGCGATCATCGACGTCGGTGGGGTCAAGGCCGGGCCGGGGGAAGAGGTGACCGCCGAGGAGGAGGCGCGGCGCACGGTCGGGTTCGTGGCGGAGGTGCGGCGGCGGTTTCCGGATGTCGTGATCAGCGTGGACACCTGGCGGGCCGAGGTGGGGGCGGCGGTGTGCGAGGCGGGGGCGGATCTGCTGAACGACGCGTGGGGTGGGGTCGATCCCGGGCTGGCGGAGGTCGCCGCGCGGTACGGGGTGGGGTTGGTGTGTACGCATGCCGGGGGCGCGGAGCCCCGGACTCGGCCGCATCGGGTGGCGTACGACGATGTCATGGCCGACATTCTGCGGGTGACCGTGGGGTTGGCGGAGCGGGCGCTGGCGCTGGGGGTGCCGAGGGAGTCGATCCTCATCGACCCCGGGCACGACTTCGGGAAGAACACCCGGCACAGCCTGGAGGCGACTCGGCGGCTGGGGGAGATGGTGGAGACGGGGTGGCCGGTGCTGGTGTCCCTGTCCAACAAGGACTTCGTCGGGGAGACGTTGGACAAGCCCGTGAAGGAGCGGGTGGTGGGGACGTTGGCGACGACCGCGGTCTCCGCGTGGCTGGGGGCGCAGGTGTACCGGGTGCACGAGGTGGCGGAGACCCGCCAGGTGCTGGACATGGTGGCGTCGATCGCGGGGCATCGCCGGCCGGCGGTCGCGCGGCGGGGGTTGGCATAG
- the dapE gene encoding succinyl-diaminopimelate desuccinylase, with product MADTSLDLTLDAAKLTAQLVDFPSVSGTEQPLADAIETALRALPHLTVDRYGNNVVARTNLGRPERVILAGHIDTVPIADNVPSRLDEDGVLWGCGTCDMKSGVAVQLRIAATVPAPNRDLTFVFYDNEEVAADLNGLRHVAEARPEWLEGDFAVLLEPSDGEVEGGCQGTLRVLLKTRGERAHSARAWMGSNAIHAAAPILARLASYEPRYPLIDGLEYREGLNAVGISGGVAGNVIPDECVVTVNFRYAPDRTEEEAIAHVREVFADCRVEEFVIDDHSGGALPGLSHPAAAAFMEAVGGTPRPKYGWTDVSRFSSLGVPAVNYGPGNPHLAHKRDERVETAKILAGEERLRAWLTA from the coding sequence ATGGCCGACACCTCCCTTGACCTCACGCTGGACGCCGCGAAGCTCACCGCGCAGCTCGTCGACTTCCCCTCCGTCAGCGGCACCGAACAGCCCCTCGCGGACGCCATCGAGACCGCCCTGCGCGCCCTGCCGCACCTCACGGTCGACCGGTACGGGAACAACGTCGTGGCCCGCACGAACCTCGGCCGGCCGGAGCGCGTGATCCTCGCCGGGCACATCGACACGGTGCCGATCGCGGACAACGTCCCGTCCAGGCTGGACGAGGACGGGGTCCTGTGGGGCTGCGGCACCTGCGACATGAAGTCCGGCGTGGCGGTCCAGCTCCGCATCGCGGCGACGGTCCCGGCCCCCAACCGCGACCTGACCTTCGTCTTCTACGACAACGAAGAGGTGGCCGCCGACCTCAACGGCCTGCGGCATGTGGCCGAGGCCCGCCCGGAGTGGCTGGAGGGCGACTTCGCGGTGCTCCTCGAGCCGTCGGACGGCGAGGTGGAGGGCGGCTGCCAGGGCACGCTCAGGGTGCTGCTCAAGACCAGGGGCGAGCGCGCCCACTCCGCGCGCGCCTGGATGGGCTCGAACGCGATCCACGCCGCGGCGCCGATCCTGGCTCGCCTGGCGTCGTACGAACCGCGATACCCGCTGATCGACGGCCTGGAGTACCGCGAGGGCCTGAACGCGGTCGGCATCTCGGGCGGCGTGGCGGGCAACGTCATCCCGGACGAATGCGTCGTGACCGTCAACTTCCGCTACGCACCGGACCGCACGGAGGAGGAGGCCATCGCGCACGTCCGCGAGGTCTTCGCCGACTGCAGGGTCGAGGAGTTCGTGATCGACGACCACAGCGGCGGCGCGCTCCCGGGCCTCTCCCACCCCGCGGCGGCGGCGTTCATGGAGGCGGTCGGAGGCACCCCCCGCCCCAAGTACGGCTGGACGGACGTCTCCCGTTTCTCGTCCCTGGGCGTCCCGGCGGTCAACTACGGCCCCGGCAACCCGCACTTGGCGCACAAGCGGGACGAGCGCGTGGAGACGGCGAAGATCCTCGCGGGCGAGGAGCGGCTGAGGGCGTGGCTGACGGCGTAG
- a CDS encoding transglutaminase family protein, whose protein sequence is MRPLYPPTPERSAELRRRFAEEARSERPDLSMLCLLVGAEADGALDETGMDSAQVELDALAGQLPYRPGGPRAWAVALRELLGERYGFRGSAADYQRLESSLLHQVLVRRRGLPILLSVVWMEVARRAGAPVYGVALPGHFVVGFGPAGDQVLADPFDGGRVLTGSDAELLVAGATGAALHPSMLTPADPLDVVLRILNNVRAWAAARPERTDVALWAVELSLSLPSHPARLRFERAQLLVQRGDFLRGAAELEAYAEVVGAVDESAADRIRQQAQGARAMLN, encoded by the coding sequence ATGCGTCCCCTGTACCCCCCGACCCCCGAGCGCTCCGCCGAGCTGCGGCGGCGGTTCGCCGAAGAGGCGCGGTCCGAGCGGCCTGATCTGTCCATGCTGTGCCTGCTGGTGGGAGCGGAGGCCGACGGCGCGCTGGACGAGACCGGGATGGATTCCGCGCAGGTGGAGCTGGACGCGCTGGCGGGGCAGCTGCCGTACCGGCCCGGCGGGCCGCGGGCGTGGGCGGTCGCGCTGCGGGAGCTGCTCGGGGAGCGGTACGGGTTCCGGGGCTCCGCCGCGGACTACCAGCGGCTGGAGTCGTCGTTGCTGCATCAGGTGCTGGTGCGGCGCAGGGGGCTGCCGATCCTGTTGTCGGTGGTGTGGATGGAGGTCGCTCGGCGGGCGGGGGCCCCGGTGTACGGGGTCGCGTTGCCGGGGCACTTCGTGGTGGGGTTCGGGCCGGCCGGGGACCAGGTGCTCGCCGATCCGTTCGACGGGGGGCGGGTGTTGACCGGGAGCGATGCGGAGTTGCTGGTGGCGGGGGCCACCGGGGCGGCGCTGCATCCGTCGATGCTGACGCCGGCGGACCCGTTGGACGTGGTGCTGCGGATTCTCAACAACGTCCGGGCGTGGGCCGCCGCTCGGCCCGAGCGCACGGATGTGGCCCTGTGGGCGGTGGAGTTGTCGTTGTCGCTGCCGTCGCATCCGGCTCGGCTGCGGTTCGAGCGGGCGCAGTTGCTCGTGCAGCGGGGGGACTTCCTGCGGGGGGCGGCCGAGCTGGAGGCGTACGCGGAGGTGGTGGGGGCGGTGGACGAGTCGGCCGCGGACCGGATTCGGCAGCAGGCACAGGGCGCGCGGGCGATGCTCAACTGA
- a CDS encoding heavy metal transporter — protein MPEPSPSPKRRGRLLRSGAAFMVLLAVAGYLVVQYVTGGTGAPGCDVVSGKGDAARYEFTPEQAVNAATIAAVGTGRGLPERAVTIALATALQESGLRNIDHGDRDSLGLFQQRPSQGWGTQEEILDPIYSAGIFYEHLVKVPDYLRLPLTVAAQRVQRSGFPEAYAKHEPGATLLAAALTGRSAATLTCEGRPGATLAAGADSVRDALLRDFGRDALQPAAAEVGGAKAAASPTPSVIKQDDRTVVLPVPTDEDAGAGRSATERGWQLAHWAVANASDLHIKRVSYAGRVWTAGNTDSQWRPITAPGAPGAGSGSGSVRIVTAA, from the coding sequence GTGCCAGAGCCGTCACCTTCTCCCAAGCGCCGTGGCCGCCTCCTCCGCAGCGGGGCGGCCTTCATGGTCCTGCTCGCCGTCGCGGGTTATCTCGTGGTGCAGTACGTCACCGGAGGCACGGGAGCCCCGGGCTGTGACGTCGTGTCCGGCAAGGGGGACGCGGCCAGATACGAGTTCACGCCGGAGCAGGCGGTGAACGCGGCGACGATCGCCGCCGTCGGCACCGGCCGCGGGCTGCCCGAGCGGGCCGTGACGATCGCGCTCGCCACCGCGCTCCAGGAGTCGGGGCTGCGCAACATCGACCACGGCGACCGCGACTCGCTGGGCCTGTTCCAGCAGCGGCCCTCGCAGGGCTGGGGCACACAGGAGGAGATCCTCGACCCGATCTACTCGGCGGGCATCTTCTACGAGCACCTGGTCAAGGTCCCCGACTACCTGCGGCTGCCCCTCACCGTCGCCGCACAGCGCGTTCAGCGCAGCGGTTTCCCGGAGGCGTACGCCAAGCACGAGCCGGGCGCGACACTGCTCGCCGCCGCGCTCACCGGGCGTTCGGCGGCCACGCTGACCTGCGAGGGGCGCCCCGGCGCCACCCTGGCCGCGGGGGCGGACTCGGTACGGGACGCCCTGCTGCGGGACTTCGGGCGCGACGCGCTGCAGCCGGCCGCGGCGGAGGTGGGCGGCGCGAAGGCCGCGGCCTCGCCCACCCCGTCCGTGATCAAGCAGGACGACCGGACCGTCGTACTGCCGGTCCCCACCGACGAGGACGCCGGCGCCGGGCGCAGTGCGACCGAACGCGGGTGGCAGCTGGCCCACTGGGCCGTGGCCAACGCCTCCGATCTGCACATCAAGCGGGTGTCGTACGCCGGGCGGGTGTGGACCGCCGGGAACACCGACAGCCAGTGGCGCCCGATCACCGCGCCGGGCGCCCCGGGGGCCGGGAGCGGCTCGGGTTCGGTCCGCATCGTGACGGCTGCGTAG
- a CDS encoding sensor histidine kinase gives MTQAPRPDEEARADRLVRIGRPPRSRGEAVRKLVWVLPWLVFLASPVDDLASGEHTTGATAAGWAGLVSFVGIYLAVVFRTMGRPFRGGTVAAAVAVQWILAVALALGFGSSWLGLFVYVSVMCGVTFPLRVAYWTIPLTTAAMMLAGWHAHDLEAAWGLFLVVPLVGYSMTGIRQLVATTVELRKARATVAQLAANEERLRLARDLHDLLGHSLSLITLKSELAGRMLPGHPDKAAQQVADIEQVSRQALVDVREAVTGYRRPRLAAELAGAQVALTAASVTAEVPADPDLTGVPEDGEAALAWALREAITNVVRHSGANACTVELLRRQTLDGPLLELTVEDNGSGGSGAGPGNGLTGLTERLEKAGGTLEAGRVRRGFRLVARVPVPGDRPVGSGS, from the coding sequence ATGACGCAGGCCCCGCGGCCCGACGAGGAAGCCCGGGCGGACCGGCTGGTGCGGATCGGCCGGCCGCCCCGCAGTCGGGGCGAGGCGGTGCGCAAGCTGGTGTGGGTCCTGCCGTGGCTGGTCTTCCTCGCCTCCCCGGTGGACGATCTGGCCTCCGGGGAGCACACGACCGGGGCGACGGCGGCCGGCTGGGCGGGCCTGGTGTCCTTCGTCGGGATCTACCTGGCCGTCGTCTTCCGCACGATGGGCCGGCCCTTCCGCGGCGGGACCGTCGCCGCCGCGGTCGCCGTGCAGTGGATCCTCGCGGTCGCCCTGGCCCTCGGCTTCGGCAGCTCCTGGCTCGGCCTGTTCGTGTACGTCTCCGTCATGTGCGGAGTGACCTTCCCGCTGCGGGTCGCCTACTGGACGATCCCGCTGACCACCGCCGCCATGATGCTGGCGGGCTGGCACGCCCACGACCTGGAGGCGGCCTGGGGCCTGTTCCTGGTGGTGCCCCTGGTCGGCTACTCCATGACCGGCATCCGGCAGCTCGTGGCCACCACCGTCGAGCTGCGCAAGGCGCGCGCCACCGTCGCCCAACTGGCCGCCAACGAGGAGCGGTTGCGCCTCGCCCGCGATCTGCACGACCTGCTGGGGCACTCACTGTCGCTGATCACGCTGAAGAGCGAGCTGGCCGGCCGTATGCTCCCCGGCCACCCCGACAAGGCGGCCCAGCAGGTCGCCGACATCGAACAGGTCAGCCGCCAGGCCCTGGTGGACGTCCGGGAGGCGGTCACCGGCTACCGGCGCCCCCGGCTCGCCGCCGAACTCGCGGGCGCCCAGGTGGCCCTGACCGCCGCCTCGGTCACCGCCGAGGTCCCGGCTGACCCCGACCTCACCGGCGTACCCGAGGACGGCGAGGCGGCCCTGGCCTGGGCGCTGCGCGAGGCGATCACCAACGTCGTACGGCACAGCGGCGCGAACGCCTGCACGGTCGAGCTGCTGCGCCGCCAGACCCTGGACGGGCCGCTGCTGGAGCTCACCGTCGAGGACAACGGCTCGGGCGGCTCCGGCGCGGGCCCCGGCAACGGCCTCACCGGCCTCACCGAGCGCCTGGAGAAGGCCGGCGGCACGCTGGAGGCGGGCCGGGTCAGACGCGGCTTCCGGCTGGTGGCCCGGGTCCCCGTGCCCGGTGACCGACCCGTAGGATCCGGCTCATGA